In a single window of the Candidatus Desulfatibia profunda genome:
- a CDS encoding site-specific integrase gives MSKRIKTNYPGVYYRVAKRIGGKGSEKVYYIVFKKGGKVQEEK, from the coding sequence ATGTCAAAGCGAATCAAAACCAATTATCCCGGTGTCTATTACCGGGTGGCCAAAAGGATCGGCGGCAAGGGCTCCGAAAAGGTTTATTACATTGTTTTTAAAAAAGGCGGCAAGGTTCAAGAGGAAAAGG